From the genome of Malus domestica chromosome 04, GDT2T_hap1, one region includes:
- the LOC103443494 gene encoding transcription termination factor MTERF6, chloroplastic/mitochondrial-like yields MVTMLSLYRFNTRLRLGGSIFSYTFASTAQRFVVGDRKPSCVSLQNLVIRRSITSEISAANKHDFTATYLINSCGLSPEDAISLSSKVELQSPHGADSVLALLSSHGLSATQISKLVRSRPAILLADPENTLLPKLQFFSSLGVSREDLGRVLSFNPHLLSRSLENQIIPSYTFLRSLISRENVIAVLKRQSWIFLENHSKKVVPNIGLLRELGMPQSCITLLLAHNTHVLMCKHEQFGALVGEVKEMGFDPKKSTFVTAMRALCGKSSRSIWNRNREIYRRSWGWSEDDVVSAFRKNPHCMILSEKKIMQVMDFLVNKMGWSSRLIATCPVVLCFSLEKRIIPRCLVVKVLLMKGLVDEDLSLAYVLLPAEIKFLERFVTRYIDQVPQLSSVYDGKLDIKDV; encoded by the coding sequence ATGGTGACGATGCTATCTCTCTACAGATTCAACACCCGCCTCAGATTGGGCGGCTCAATATTTTCTTATACATTTGCTTCCACAGCCCAAAGATTTGTCGTCGGAGATCGAAAACCCTCCTGCGTTTCTCTTCAAAATCTGGTAATCCGCAGATCCATCACCTCAGAAATTTCAGCAGCAAACAAACACGATTTCACAGCCACCTACCTCATAAATTCATGTGGATTGTCCCCAGAAGATGCAATTTCATTGTCCAGCAAGGTGGAATTGCAATCCCCGCATGGAGCAGACTCTGTCCTGGCCCTTCTTAGCAGCCACGGCCTCTCTGCAACCCAGATTTCGAAGCTCGTCAGGTCACGCCCTGCTATTCTTTTAGCCGATCCCGAGAATACCCTTTTGCCCAAGCTCCAGTTCTTCAGCTCTCTCGGAGTTTCGAGGGAAGATCTTGGGAGAGTTCTGTCTTTTAATCCTCACCTTCTGTCGAGAAGCTTGGAGAATCAGATCATACCATCTTATACTTTTCTCAGGAGTTTGATTTCCCGGGAAAATGTGATCGCGGTTTTGAAGCGCCAGTCGTGGATTTTCCTGGAAAACCACTCCAAGAAAGTGGTGCCGAATATCGGGCTTTTGAGGGAATTGGGGATGCCGCAGTCCTGCATTACTCTGCTGCTGGCTCACAACACTCACGTCTTGATGTGCAAGCATGAACAGTTTGGTGCACTTGTGGGTGAGGTTAAGGAAATGGGATTTGATCCAAAGAAATCGACTTTTGTGACGGCGATGAGAGCATTGTGCGGGAAGAGTAGCAGGTCCATATGGAATCGAAATCGCGAAATTTACAGGCGGAGTTGGGGTTGGTCCGAGGACGATGTGGTGTCTGCTTTCAGGAAGAACCCGCATTGTATGATTCTGTCGGAGAAGAAGATAATGCAGGTTATGGATTTCTTGGTGAACAAGATGGGATGGTCTTCGAGATTGATCGCGACGTGCCCCGTGGTGTTGTGTTTCAGTTTGGAGAAGAGAATTATTCCGAGGTGTTTGGTTGTGAAGGTTTTGTTGATGAAAGGGTTGGTAGATGAAGATTTGAGTTTGGCTTATGTGTTGTTGCCTGCAGAAATTAAGTTCTTGGAGAGGTTTGTGACCAGATACATCGACCAAGTACCTCAATTGTCAAGTGTGTATGATGGGAAACTGGATATCAAGGATGTATGA